The Neovison vison isolate M4711 chromosome 13, ASM_NN_V1, whole genome shotgun sequence genome includes a region encoding these proteins:
- the RTL1 gene encoding retrotransposon-like protein 1 produces the protein MIEPSEDSFETMMERKNPSSKQMESSEGSSNSTVGTPGSGAQEAAGAAGGPAQERKELPIDLRQDMEEPSSGPHREIKDPPNDLLQDLEESRNAAHQEVGDPTGEAPGGMEEASVNPWGAQDQEVNDTDLANVDEEESPEEDSETSEIMATVRSIISLYLRMQDLREQQRVAEEILMEGISAGRLPVPSKFSGDRREYHEFIVLCQLILQSYPRMFYNDRLRVGYVMCHLSGMALEWAKALVEEDSPLIDDFPAFLEAMSGMFEYRQALRVAEDAMFNIRQGSRPAIEYINEFRGLVPTLGWSDEVLQAHLCQGLNEEIRHYLFRVPQPDSLDSLIVLVLQIEEKLAERRAMLRLPPEARPRNLTWIDSPAPERWMVSSWLPCQARPTVNRDHLFLLLLVRVNPYHSVAVQALVDSGAGGSFMDEKFAQEHYVELYEKPHPKMVQGVDGSLIGDEPVWLYTEPLVCIHQNHQESIEFDIVPSPNFSVILGIDWLRRHTPEVDWIQGRCTFHSPYCLQKCFRPPPPCIALERHAISLLPGLPPLYSDLADVFNPKEADEETSDQPSSDGSDDLSESEPSELQQAGDSDHSETFYECPSVAPWEPVGAGMQNSARPRDESWNPHSMLTNRQDYVQVIPELFDQLHGATWFTKLELRGTVVEEGMNINQAEDVWKAAFGFEPQEMKSYRPFPLSSDPTIPQNVLHLILKGMLGYFVLSYGRDVLVYSMSQEEHFQHVRQVLGRFRHHHVYCSLDRSQFHRHTVEFLGFVITPKGVRLNKSIVNTVTGYPTPGSKKSLRHLIEFILPYQHFVERFHIIIEPLARLLLTENAFSWGDDEQGAFNCLKRAVRRAPLLHHPKPQNPFYLETGVTKTALHASLSQRDDQTGRRVSCAFYSRSISPIETAYSQLEMKILPIRAAFTVWCRYLENTEEPIMILLNTEDLASLNNDRLTVLLPGHWVFFFSHFNFDVMERPAQDGGRRLPPPRNLGRGASRRRATARTRSPFSPGGSPGARSLDSAEDDETEDAPAQGPPSRRNLQQEFLARIPIDQILHSVLAHVSVAQIRAVVLHFFRGLLFWKDTLAVAALLVLLKLKRRLAPPARARAPPRRWLRLGQASALRAPGSGLAAALAQLLAPAPPPAGPSAVPAHELAALLPHPGRAQQRALLPLSRRGLQLSPGFWLLLCDFFGVRVGHLDAPRAPPRGARPREPHVAADDHVVLQGALQGDLQRCRQRGLHDGLQDTSQDERDSDVRAALLPRRGLPQPSDVLAFLSRHPPRGRGSAGQADAISQELAARALIGFLTAIYAGAPPAPGPEAEARLRELPRGGKDEASPQ, from the coding sequence CCCCTGGGGAGCCCAAGACCAAGAAGTCAATGACACTGACCTGGCCAACGTGGACGAGGAGGAGAGCCCCGAAGAGGATTCCGAGACTTCGGAGATCATGGCCACGGTGAGATCCATCATCTCTCTGTACCTCCGCATGCAAGACCTCAGAGAGCAACAAAGGGTAGCAGAAGAGATCTTGATGGAGGGGATCAGCGCGGGCCGACTCCCCGTCCCATCCAAATTCTCTGGCGACCGCAGAGAATACCACGAGTTCATCGTGCTCTGCCAGCTGATCCTGCAAAGCTATCCACGCATGTTCTACAACGACCGCCTGCGCGTGGGGTACGTCATGTGCCACCTCTCGGGCATGGCCTTAGAATGGGCCAAAGCCCTGGTGGAGGAAGACAGCCCCCTGATTGACGACTTCCCGGCCTTCCTGGAGGCCATGTCAGGTATGTTCGAGTACCGACAGGCGCTGCGTGTGGCCGAAGACGCCATGTTCAACATCAGGCAGGGGAGCCGCCCCGCCATCGAGTACATCAATGAGTTCCGGGGCCTGGTACCCACCTTGGGCTGGTCGGACGAGGTCCTGCAGGCTCACCTGTGCCAGGGGCTCAACGAGGAGATCAGGCACTACCTGTTCCGGGTCCCGCAGCCCGACTCGCTGGACAGCCTGATCGTGCTCGTCCTGCAGATAGAGGAGAAGCTGGCGGAGAGAAGGGCCATGCTCAGGCTGCCCCCGGAGGCCCGCCCACGGAACCTGACCTGGATCGACTCACCTGCCCCGGAGAGATGGATGGTCAGCAGCTGGCTGCCGTGCCAAGCCCGGCCCACCGTCAACCGCGACcacctcttcctgctgctcctggTCAGGGTGAACCCCTACCACAGCGTCGCGGTCCAGGCCCTGGTGGACTCAGGGGCGGGCGGCAGCTTCATGGATGAGAAGTTCGCCCAGGAGCACTACGTGGAGCTCTACGAGAAGCCCCACCCGAAGATGGTGCAAGGCGTGGACGGCTCGCTGATCGGCGACGAACCTGTCTGGCTCTACACCGAGCCCCTGGTGTGCATCCATCAGAACCACCAGGAGTCCATCGAGTTCGACATTGTCCCGTCCCCCAACTTCTCCGTCATCCTAGGCATCGACTGGCTCCGGCGCCACACCCCCGAGGTCGACTGGATCCAAGGCCGCTGTACCTTCCACTCTCCCTACTGCCTGCAGAAGTGCTTCCGCCCGCCCCCACCATGCATCGCGCTGGAAAGACATGCCATCAGCCTGCTGCCCGGACTGCCGCCCCTGTACTCCGACCTGGCCGACGTGTTTAACCCGAAGGAAGCAGATGAGGAGACTTCCGACCAGCCAAGCTCAGACGGATCCGATGATCTTTCTGAATCAGAGCCCTCTGAGCTTCAGCAGGCTGGAGACAGTGATCACAGCGAGACCTTCTACGAGTGTCCCTCCGTCGCGCCGTGGGAACCTGTGGGGGCCGGGATGCAGAACAGCGCCAGGCCGCGGGACGAAAGCTGGAACCCACACAGCATGCTGACTAACAGACAGGACTACGTACAGGTGATCCCAGAACTATTCGACCAGTTACACGGAGCTACGTGGTTCACAAAGCTGGAGCTGCGGGGGACCGTCGTGGAGGAGGGCATGAACATAAACCAAGCAGAGGATGTATGGAAAGCAGCATTCGGGTTCGAGCCCCAAGAGATGAAGAGCTACCGGCCCTTCCCACTATCCTCAGACCCGACCATCCCTCAGAACGTGCTCCACTTGATCCTAAAGGGCATGCTCGGCTACTTTGTGCTCTCCTACGGCCGGGACGTCCTGGTCTACTCCATGAGCCAGGAGGAGCACTTCCAACACGTGCGCCAAGTCCTGGGCCGCTTCCGACACCACCACGTCTACTGCTCGCTGGACCGGAGCCAGTTCCACCGGCACACCGTCGAGTTCCTGGGGTTCGTCATAACCCCCAAAGGGGTGAGGCTCAACAAAAGCATCGTGAACACCGTGACGGGCTACCCCACCCCGGGCTCCAAGAAGTCCCTGCGACACCTGATCGAGTTCATCCTGCCCTACCAGCACTTCGTGGAGCGCTTCCACATCATCATCGAGCCCCTGGCGCGCCTGCTGCTCACGGAGAACGCCTTCTCCTGGGGGGACGACGAGCAGGGGGCCTTCAACTGCCTGAAGCGGGCTGTCCGCAGGGCGCCCCTCCTGCACCACCCCAAGCCGCAGAACCCCTTCTACTTGGAGACGGGCGTCACCAAGACGGCTCTGCACGCGTCCCTGAGCCAGAGAGACGACCAGACCGGCCGGAGGGTGTCCTGCGCCTTCTACTCCCGCAGTATCTCGCCTATCGAAACCGCCTACTCTCAACTGGAGATGAAGATTCTTCCAATAAGGGCTGCCTTCACGGTGTGGTGCCGCTACCTGGAGAACACCGAGGAGCCCATCATGATCCTTCTCAACACAGAGGATCTAGCCTCTCTGAATAATGACAGGCTCACCGTACTTCTCCCCGGGCATTgggtcttcttcttctcccacttcaACTTCGACGTCATGGAGCGGCCGGCCCAGGACGGCGGCCGCCGCCTGCCGCCCCCGAGAAACCTGGGCCGCGGGGCTTCGCGGCGCCGCGCTACCGCCCGCACCAGGTCGCCATTCAGCCCGGGAGGGTCCCCGGGGGCTCGGTCCCTGGACTCCGCAGAGGACGACGAAACGGAGGATGCCCCCGCCCAGGGTCCCCCGAGCAGGCGGAACCTCCAGCAGGAGTTCCTGGCTCGGATCCCCATCGACCAAATCCTGCACAGCGTCCTGGCCCACGTCAGCGTGGCCCAGATCCGCGCGGTGGTCCTGCACTTCTTCCGCGGCCTCCTGTTCTGGAAGGACACCCTGGCCGTGGCCGCGCTCCTCGTGCTGCTCAAGCTCAAGCGGCGTCTGGCGCCGCCCGCGCGCGCCCGCGCCCCACCCCGACGCTGGCTGCGCCTCGGCCAGGCGTCCGCGCTCCGCGCCCCCGGCAGCGGCCTGGCCGCCGCCCTGGCGCAGCTCCTCGCCCCGGCGCCCCCGCCCGCGGGCCCCAGCGCCGTCCCGGCGCACGAGCTGGCCGCGCTGCTCCCGCACCCCGGCCGCGCGCAGCAACGCGCGCTGCTGCCCCTGAGCCGCCGGGGCCTGCAGCTGAGCCCCGGCTTCTGGCTGCTGCTGTGCGACTTCTTCGGCGTCCGCGTGGGCCACCTGGAcgcgccccgcgcccccccgCGGGGAGCCCGCCCCCGGGAGCCGCACGTCGCGGCGGATGACCATGTCGTCTTGCAAGGAGCCCTGCAAGGCGACCTGCAACGTTGCCGTCAGCGCGGCCTGCACGACGGCCTGCAAGACACCTCGCAGGACGAGCGGGACAGCGACGTGCGGGCGGCCCTGCTGCCCCGCCGgggcctcccccagccctccgACGTCCTGGCCTTCCTGAGCCGACACCCGCCCCGCGGCCGCGGCTCCGCCGGCCAGGCCGACGCCATCTCCCAGGAGCTGGCAGCCAGGGCCCTGATCGGCTTTCTGACCGCCATCTACGCCGGcgcgcccccggcccccggcccggAGGCCGAAGCCAGGCTGCGAGAGCTGCCCCGCGGCGGCAAGGACGAGGCGAGCCCCCAGTGA